The Candidatus Binataceae bacterium genome window below encodes:
- the truB gene encoding tRNA pseudouridine(55) synthase TruB, whose translation MNAIVLVDKPAGITSAEVVRRIKALVKPARVGHLGTLDPFATGLLPIMIGEATKLAPFIESGDKEYEGTIRLGVETDTLDREGEEVATAAIPQIEQARLDEVAAQFTGEVQQVPPVFSAIKREGVPLYKRARRGEEVEPPPPRTVTIKSLELELAGDDSITFRLVCGTGTYARSLARDVAIALGTVGHLCSLRRTRNGIFSIEDASPVDVIVAAMREGSNPKSVSLCEALAEMPAVRIDAVLENRLRNGDSRALDTLVPPEGVPFRLVDAQGELVAVARPTSRVTAVIERIFNV comes from the coding sequence ATGAATGCCATTGTGCTCGTGGATAAACCGGCCGGGATTACTTCGGCCGAAGTGGTGCGTCGCATCAAGGCTCTCGTGAAGCCAGCCCGCGTCGGCCATCTCGGCACGCTCGATCCTTTTGCGACGGGACTGTTGCCGATCATGATCGGCGAGGCGACCAAGCTCGCGCCTTTTATCGAGAGTGGCGACAAGGAGTACGAGGGCACGATTCGTCTCGGCGTCGAGACTGATACGCTCGACCGCGAAGGAGAGGAAGTCGCGACTGCTGCGATTCCGCAAATTGAACAAGCCCGACTGGATGAAGTCGCCGCTCAATTCACGGGCGAGGTTCAACAGGTCCCGCCCGTCTTCTCCGCGATAAAGCGCGAAGGCGTTCCGCTCTATAAACGCGCCCGTCGTGGCGAGGAAGTCGAGCCGCCGCCACCGCGAACGGTGACAATCAAGAGCCTCGAACTCGAGCTCGCCGGCGACGATTCGATCACGTTCAGGCTCGTATGCGGCACGGGCACGTACGCGCGCTCGCTGGCCCGCGACGTTGCGATCGCGCTTGGGACGGTCGGCCATCTCTGTTCTCTGAGGCGCACCCGCAACGGCATATTCTCGATCGAAGACGCTTCGCCGGTTGATGTCATCGTCGCCGCGATGCGCGAAGGCAGCAACCCGAAGTCGGTAAGCTTGTGCGAGGCCCTTGCTGAGATGCCCGCAGTCCGTATCGACGCGGTGCTCGAAAACCGGCTGCGCAATGGCGATTCGCGCGCGCTCGACACCCTCGTCCCGCCCGAAGGCGTACCGTTCCGCTTGGTCGATGCCCAGGGAGAGCTCGTAGCCGTGGCTCGTCCGACATCGCGCGTCACGGCGGTGATCGAGCGAATCTTCAACGTCTAA
- a CDS encoding pitrilysin family protein, whose product MVKKSVLSNGVRILTESMPTMVSTTIGIWVENGSRYETPAENGTSHFIEHLLFKGTTKRTAAQIAEEVDAVGGVLNAFTGKEYTCYYAKVLGQDLDMTTDLLADIFLESVFNAEDLERERQVVLQEISQAEDTPDDFIHDLFTLNFWKGHPLAAPIFGTVETVNGIDRDDLRTFMKARYRSERVFISAAGQVDHEKLVERCERLFGSIPGNGQPDPVVAPKPRHYLINQQKKLEQAHLCIGSPGIGQSHPLRYAGYVLNTALGGGMSSRLFQEVRENRGHVYTIYSFVSSYIDSGYFAIYAGTNPEWVQEVLEVTVGELKKLAHDGLTSPELARAKSQLKGNMLLGMESTDSRMNRLARNEIYYRRDVPIQELAQAIDNVNNDQIVELASSWFKADQMALVTLGDLEGREVKSEVFSPLS is encoded by the coding sequence ATGGTCAAAAAGAGCGTCCTGAGCAACGGCGTCCGGATCCTGACCGAGTCGATGCCGACCATGGTGTCGACTACTATCGGGATCTGGGTGGAGAATGGCTCGCGCTACGAGACGCCGGCCGAAAACGGCACCTCGCATTTCATCGAGCATCTACTCTTCAAGGGCACCACGAAGCGCACCGCCGCGCAGATTGCCGAAGAGGTCGACGCGGTCGGCGGCGTGCTCAACGCCTTCACCGGCAAGGAATACACCTGCTACTACGCCAAGGTCCTCGGCCAGGACCTCGACATGACGACCGACCTGCTCGCCGATATCTTCCTCGAGTCGGTGTTTAATGCTGAGGATCTCGAGCGCGAGCGCCAGGTCGTCCTGCAGGAAATATCACAGGCCGAAGACACCCCCGACGATTTCATCCACGACCTCTTCACCTTGAACTTCTGGAAGGGGCATCCGCTCGCCGCGCCGATCTTTGGCACCGTCGAAACCGTTAACGGTATCGATCGCGACGATCTGCGAACCTTCATGAAGGCGCGGTACCGCTCGGAACGCGTGTTTATCAGTGCCGCGGGACAGGTCGATCACGAGAAACTCGTCGAGCGATGCGAGCGGCTTTTCGGATCGATCCCCGGCAACGGCCAGCCTGATCCAGTCGTGGCGCCGAAACCGCGCCACTACCTGATCAATCAGCAGAAAAAGCTCGAGCAGGCGCATCTGTGTATCGGCTCGCCCGGAATCGGGCAGAGCCATCCGCTGCGCTACGCGGGATATGTTCTGAACACCGCGCTCGGCGGCGGAATGTCGTCGCGGCTCTTCCAGGAAGTGCGCGAAAATCGCGGCCACGTCTATACGATCTACTCGTTCGTCTCGTCGTACATCGACAGTGGCTATTTCGCGATTTATGCAGGCACCAATCCCGAATGGGTTCAGGAAGTGCTCGAAGTCACAGTCGGCGAGCTGAAAAAGCTGGCGCACGATGGCCTGACTTCCCCGGAGCTCGCGCGCGCCAAGAGCCAGCTCAAGGGCAATATGCTGCTTGGTATGGAATCTACCGACAGCCGCATGAATCGCCTCGCGCGCAATGAGATATACTATCGCCGCGACGTCCCGATCCAGGAGCTGGCGCAGGCCATCGACAACGTCAACAACGATCAGATCGTCGAGCTGGCTTCGTCGTGGTTCAAGGCCGATCAGATGGCGCTGGTCACGCTCGGCGATCTCGAAGGCCGCGAAGTAAAGTCCGAAGTCTTCTCGCCGCTGTCGTAG
- the dut gene encoding dUTP diphosphatase, whose product MNVKLKIMRMRKSAVPLPSYQTAHAAGVDLMADLDGRIEMAPGERRAVPTGIAIEIPDGYEGQVRPRSGRAIKEGLTMINSPGTIDADYRGEVKVLLVNLGQAPIIIEPGDRIAQLVIAPVIRAEIVEVDSLTDTPRGSGGFGHTGR is encoded by the coding sequence ATGAATGTGAAGCTCAAGATTATGCGCATGCGGAAGAGCGCCGTTCCGCTGCCGTCTTATCAGACTGCGCACGCGGCGGGCGTTGACCTGATGGCGGATCTGGATGGGCGAATCGAAATGGCGCCGGGAGAGCGGCGCGCGGTCCCGACCGGCATCGCGATTGAAATTCCAGATGGCTACGAAGGGCAGGTGAGGCCGCGCAGCGGACGCGCGATCAAGGAAGGCCTCACGATGATCAACTCGCCGGGCACGATCGACGCCGACTATCGCGGCGAAGTCAAAGTGTTGCTGGTGAATTTAGGTCAAGCGCCGATCATCATCGAACCAGGCGATCGCATCGCGCAGCTCGTGATCGCGCCGGTCATCCGCGCTGAGATCGTCGAAGTCGATTCGCTCACTGACACGCCACGCGGCTCCGGCGGCTTCGGCCACACGGGCCGCTAA
- a CDS encoding NAD(P)/FAD-dependent oxidoreductase, producing the protein MDRASIPRVVIVGGGFGGLSAAKALRNSPVTITLVDARNHHLFQPLLYQVATAALTPSEIARPIRRILRHQKNVEVILGEAVAIDTASKIVKLADGELSYDYLIIASGATHSYFGHDEWEPDAPGLKTIEDATEIRRRFLIAYEAAERESDEIAIHEWMSFAIVGAGPTGVELAGALSELARRVLAADFRHINTRHARVVLLEGAPRILPAMAPESSESASRQLKKRGVEVMTSTMVTGIDARGVSHKNGRIPTRTVIWAAGVAASPIGKSLGVPLDRAGRVIVSDDLSVPGAPNVFVIGDLASIKQPDGRPVPGLAPAAMQMGRHAAHNVARAAGGQDREPFRYRDKGTLATIGRGAAVAEIGRLRLRGFIAWMAWLLIHIFYLIGFRNRFLVLAEWAWVYLRNESGSRLITGDVEPLLERGKPKHEPARRATPH; encoded by the coding sequence ATGGACCGCGCATCAATACCTCGTGTCGTGATCGTGGGCGGCGGATTTGGCGGCCTCAGCGCCGCCAAGGCTTTGCGCAATTCGCCCGTCACTATCACGCTCGTCGATGCCCGCAATCATCACCTGTTCCAGCCCCTGCTCTACCAGGTTGCGACCGCAGCGCTGACGCCGAGCGAGATCGCGCGGCCGATCCGGCGCATTTTGCGCCACCAAAAAAACGTCGAGGTCATACTGGGCGAGGCCGTCGCTATCGACACCGCGTCGAAAATAGTCAAGCTCGCTGATGGTGAACTCAGCTACGACTACCTGATTATCGCAAGCGGCGCGACGCATTCGTATTTCGGCCACGACGAATGGGAACCCGACGCGCCGGGGCTCAAGACGATCGAGGACGCGACCGAGATCCGCCGCCGCTTCCTTATCGCCTATGAAGCCGCCGAGCGCGAGTCGGACGAGATTGCGATTCACGAATGGATGTCCTTCGCGATCGTCGGCGCGGGTCCGACCGGGGTTGAGCTCGCGGGCGCGCTGAGCGAGCTCGCGCGCCGCGTGCTCGCCGCCGACTTCAGGCATATCAACACCAGGCACGCGCGCGTCGTGCTGCTCGAGGGCGCGCCACGAATCCTGCCCGCGATGGCGCCGGAGTCGTCCGAGAGCGCATCGCGCCAGCTAAAAAAACGCGGCGTCGAAGTCATGACCTCGACGATGGTCACCGGGATCGACGCGCGCGGCGTCAGCCACAAGAATGGAAGGATTCCGACGCGGACCGTGATCTGGGCGGCTGGAGTGGCGGCTTCGCCGATCGGCAAGTCGCTCGGCGTGCCGCTCGATCGCGCGGGCCGCGTAATCGTGAGCGACGATCTAAGCGTGCCCGGCGCGCCCAACGTGTTCGTGATCGGCGATCTAGCATCGATAAAGCAGCCCGACGGCAGGCCGGTGCCGGGTCTCGCTCCCGCTGCGATGCAGATGGGGCGGCATGCGGCGCACAACGTCGCGCGCGCAGCCGGCGGCCAGGATCGCGAGCCGTTTCGCTATCGCGACAAGGGCACGCTCGCGACCATCGGCCGCGGCGCCGCGGTGGCCGAGATCGGCCGCCTGAGGCTCCGCGGTTTCATCGCCTGGATGGCGTGGCTGCTCATCCACATTTTCTACCTGATCGGCTTCCGCAACCGCTTCCTCGTGCTCGCGGAATGGGCCTGGGTGTATCTGCGCAACGAATCAGGCTCACGCCTCATTACTGGCGATGTCGAGCCCCTACTCGAACGCGGCAAACCCAAACACGAGCCAGCCCGCCGCGCGACGCCGCACTAA
- the rpsO gene encoding 30S ribosomal protein S15, with protein MPLSSALKREVIQANARTPNDSGSPEVQVAVLSARIEQLTQHLASHKKDHHTRRGLLRLVGKRRRLLDYLHSRDFGRYKTLIEKLGIRR; from the coding sequence ATGCCTCTTTCGAGTGCCCTCAAACGGGAAGTAATCCAAGCGAACGCCCGCACCCCCAACGATAGCGGGTCGCCTGAAGTGCAGGTTGCCGTCCTCTCGGCGCGCATCGAGCAGCTCACGCAGCATCTCGCGTCGCACAAGAAGGATCACCATACGCGCCGCGGATTGTTGCGCCTGGTCGGCAAACGCCGCCGGCTGCTCGACTATCTGCATTCGCGCGACTTCGGGCGCTACAAGACGTTGATCGAAAAGCTCGGAATCCGGAGATAG
- a CDS encoding VOC family protein yields the protein MVKFDHMNLPVSDPDASCDFYVKTFGFKVEFEVKERRTIAIQDDAGFTIFLYPAAKSLDGAKCSLTLQVDNVDEVYSKLSREGVKFSNPPGRYFWGYGAELFDPDGYQLMLWDEVTMREKGGSS from the coding sequence ATGGTCAAGTTCGATCACATGAATCTGCCGGTTTCGGATCCAGATGCGTCATGCGATTTTTACGTCAAGACCTTCGGCTTCAAGGTCGAGTTCGAGGTGAAAGAGCGGCGCACCATCGCGATTCAGGACGACGCAGGCTTCACGATCTTTCTTTACCCCGCCGCCAAGTCCCTCGACGGCGCGAAATGCTCATTGACCCTGCAGGTCGATAATGTTGACGAAGTGTACTCGAAACTGAGCCGCGAAGGCGTGAAGTTCAGCAACCCGCCCGGCAGGTATTTCTGGGGCTACGGCGCCGAGCTCTTCGATCCCGACGGCTACCAACTGATGCTGTGGGACGAAGTCACGATGCGCGAGAAAGGCGGTAGCTCTTAG
- the pnp gene encoding polyribonucleotide nucleotidyltransferase: protein MYRKLEIEFAGRPLSLETGRLAKQAHGSVLAQYGDTMVLATVVSAYESRDKVDFLPLTVDYVEKTFAAGKIPGGFFKREGRASEKEILTSRLIDRAIRPLFPKGYDKETQMIVTVLSADRDNDPDMLALIAASAALEVSDIPHRGPVAAVRMGRVDGQIVVSPTVSQLEESDVSLVVAANPESIMMLEGGAEIVDEETIVEALFRAHQEMGVIFEMQAELRRLAGKPKREFKSKARDEGLVAAVLENIGDGIEKALAIGDKHGRQNALYALSDKVIAELDSRFPDRKGELIDACDYLVRTRVRAAILDDDKRIDDRKSTEIRPLSAQAQVLPRTHGSAVFTRGETQVLATVTLGTSSDEQKIDALMGERFKKFMLHYNFPPFSTGEVKFLRAPSRREIGHGALAERALIPILPDEADFPYTIRVVSEVLESNGSSSMATVCGGSLALMDAGVPIKAAVAGIAMGLVKEGDKVRVLTDILGDEDHLGDMDFKVAGTAAGVTAIQMDNKVGGVTKDVMRQALHQARDARLFVLSVMDKALSSARKEVSTYAPRIVTIHIKPDKIREVIGPGGKVIRGLVEETGCKIDIEDDGTVLIASADGVAMEKAIAAIQAITAEPEVGKIYDGVVRKIVEFGAFVEIMPGTDGLLHISQISNERIRRVEDVLHEGDEIKVKVLDVDRSGKIRLSMREAQEEPQAK from the coding sequence ATGTACCGAAAACTCGAGATTGAGTTCGCCGGGCGGCCGTTGTCGCTCGAAACCGGCCGTTTGGCCAAACAGGCGCACGGCTCGGTGCTGGCGCAATATGGCGATACGATGGTGCTCGCGACCGTGGTCTCGGCCTATGAGAGCCGCGACAAGGTCGACTTCCTGCCACTGACCGTCGATTACGTCGAGAAGACTTTCGCCGCCGGTAAAATTCCGGGCGGTTTTTTCAAGCGCGAAGGACGCGCCTCGGAAAAGGAAATCCTGACCTCGCGTCTCATCGATCGCGCGATTCGTCCGCTCTTCCCCAAGGGCTACGACAAGGAAACCCAGATGATCGTCACGGTCCTGTCCGCGGACCGCGACAACGATCCCGACATGCTGGCGCTGATCGCGGCCTCGGCCGCGCTCGAAGTCTCCGATATCCCGCATCGCGGCCCCGTTGCCGCGGTTCGCATGGGTCGGGTTGATGGACAGATCGTCGTGAGCCCGACAGTCAGTCAACTCGAGGAGAGCGACGTCTCGCTGGTCGTCGCAGCCAATCCCGAATCAATCATGATGCTCGAGGGCGGCGCCGAAATCGTCGATGAAGAGACGATCGTCGAAGCGCTCTTCCGCGCTCATCAGGAGATGGGCGTGATCTTCGAGATGCAGGCCGAGCTGCGCCGCCTCGCCGGCAAGCCCAAGCGCGAATTCAAGTCCAAGGCCCGCGATGAAGGCCTCGTCGCCGCGGTGCTCGAAAATATCGGCGACGGAATCGAGAAGGCCCTCGCGATCGGTGACAAGCACGGCCGTCAAAACGCGCTCTATGCGCTCTCCGACAAGGTAATCGCCGAGCTCGACAGCCGCTTCCCCGATCGCAAGGGCGAGCTTATCGATGCCTGCGACTACCTGGTCCGCACCCGCGTGCGCGCCGCGATCCTCGACGACGACAAGCGTATCGACGATCGCAAATCGACCGAGATTCGTCCGCTGAGTGCGCAGGCGCAGGTGCTTCCGCGCACGCATGGCTCCGCGGTTTTTACCCGCGGCGAGACCCAGGTGCTCGCAACCGTCACGCTCGGCACTTCGTCGGATGAGCAGAAGATCGACGCGCTGATGGGTGAGCGGTTCAAGAAGTTCATGCTGCATTACAACTTCCCGCCGTTTTCGACCGGCGAAGTGAAGTTTCTGCGCGCCCCGTCGCGGCGCGAGATCGGCCACGGCGCTCTTGCCGAGCGTGCGCTCATTCCGATTCTTCCCGACGAGGCTGACTTCCCCTACACCATCCGCGTCGTCTCGGAAGTGCTCGAGTCCAACGGCAGCTCTTCGATGGCCACCGTGTGCGGCGGCAGCCTCGCGCTGATGGACGCGGGCGTGCCGATCAAGGCGGCGGTCGCGGGAATCGCGATGGGTCTGGTGAAGGAAGGCGACAAAGTGCGCGTCCTTACCGACATCCTCGGCGACGAGGACCACCTCGGCGACATGGACTTCAAGGTCGCCGGCACCGCGGCCGGAGTCACGGCGATCCAGATGGACAACAAGGTCGGCGGCGTCACCAAGGATGTCATGCGCCAGGCGCTCCATCAGGCGCGCGACGCGCGGCTCTTCGTGCTGAGCGTGATGGACAAGGCGCTCTCCTCGGCGCGCAAGGAAGTGTCGACCTACGCGCCGCGGATCGTCACGATTCACATCAAGCCCGACAAGATTCGCGAAGTTATCGGCCCGGGCGGCAAAGTGATCCGCGGCCTGGTCGAGGAGACCGGCTGCAAGATCGATATCGAGGACGACGGCACCGTGCTGATCGCCTCGGCCGACGGCGTGGCGATGGAAAAAGCGATCGCCGCGATCCAGGCGATCACCGCCGAGCCCGAGGTCGGGAAGATCTACGACGGCGTGGTGCGCAAGATCGTCGAGTTCGGCGCGTTCGTTGAGATCATGCCGGGGACCGACGGCCTCCTGCATATCTCGCAGATCTCCAACGAGCGTATCCGCCGCGTCGAGGACGTGCTGCACGAAGGCGACGAAATCAAGGTCAAAGTGCTCGACGTCGACCGCAGCGGCAAGATTCGTCTGTCGATGCGCGAGGCGCAGGAAGAACCGCAGGCAAAGTAG